A stretch of Microtus pennsylvanicus isolate mMicPen1 chromosome 5, mMicPen1.hap1, whole genome shotgun sequence DNA encodes these proteins:
- the Rrs1 gene encoding ribosome biogenesis regulatory protein homolog: MESQSVEELLAKAEREEAEKLQRITVHKDLELEFDLGNLLASDRNPPTVLRQAGPSPEAELRSLARDNTQLLINQLWQLPTERVEEAVVARLPEPLTRLPREKPLPRPRPLTRWQQFARLKGIRPKKKTNLVWDEVSGQWRRRWGYKRARDDTKEWLIEVPGGADPMEDQFAKRIQAKKERVAKNELNRLRNLARAHKMQMPSSAGLHPTGHQSKEELGRAMQVAKVSTASVGRFQERLPKEKAPRGTGKKRKFQPLFGDFAAEKKNQLELLRVMNSKKPQLDVTRATNKQMREEDQEEAAKRRKMGQKGRRKGGRQGPPGKRNGGPPGQGEKRKGGLGGRKPSRPSAFGGKKKGAPHQGGKRKK; the protein is encoded by the coding sequence ATGGAGAGCCAGAGCGTGGAGGAGCTGCTGGCTAAGGCGGAGCGGGAGGAGGCGGAGAAGCTGCAGCGCATCACGGTGCACAaggacctggagctggagttcgaCCTGGGCAACTTGCTGGCTTCGGACCGCAACCCCCCGACGGTGCTGCGCCAGGCCGGGCCCTCGCCGGAGGCCGAGCTGCGATCCCTGGCGCGGGACAACACGCAGCTGCTCATCAACCAGCTGTGGCAGCTGCCGACCGAGCGCGTGGAGGAGGCGGTGGTCGCGCGCTTGCCCGAGCCGCTCACGCGCCTGCCCCGCGAGAAGCCGCTGCCCCGGCCGCGGCCGCTCACCCGCTGGCAGCAGTTCGCCCGCCTGAAGGGTATCCGTCCCAAGAAGAAGACCAACCTCGTGTGGGACGAGGTGAGTGGCCAGTGGCGCCGCCGCTGGGGCTATAAGCGCGCCCGGGACGACACCAAGGAATGGCTGATCGAGGTGCCTGGGGGCGCCGACCCCATGGAAGACCAGTTCGCCAAGAGGATTCAGGCCAAGAAGGAACGCGTGGCGAAGAACGAGCTGAACCGGCTGCGGAACCTGGCCCGAGCTCATAAGATGCAGATGCCCAGCTCAGCCGGCCTGCACCCGACGGGACACCAGAGCAAGGAGGAGCTGGGCCGCGCCATGCAAGTGGCCAAGGTCTCCACCGCTTCGGTGGGGCGCTTCCAGGAGCGCCTCCCCAAGGAGAAGGCTCCCCGGGGCACCGGCAAGAAGAGGAAGTTTCAGCCCCTCTTTGGAGACTTTGCAGCCGAGAAAAAGAACCAGTTGGAGCTCCTCCGGGTCATGAACAGCAAGAAGCCTCAGCTGGACGTGACGAGGGCCACCAACAAGCAGATGAGGGAAGAGGACCAAGAAGAGGCTGCCAAGAGGAGGAAAATGGGCCagaagggcaggagaaaggggggCCGGCAGGGACCCCCGGGCAAGAGAAACGGCGGACCGCCGGgccagggagagaagaggaaaggcggCCTGGGAGGCCGGAAGCCTTCCAGGCCTTCTGCTTTCGGTGGCAAGAAGAAAGGAGCACCGCATCaaggtgggaagaggaagaagtag